A single region of the Acipenser ruthenus chromosome 57, fAciRut3.2 maternal haplotype, whole genome shotgun sequence genome encodes:
- the LOC131696527 gene encoding zinc finger protein 112-like isoform X1 encodes MDVSVSVSCFHDELASTVERALKAAVDTVLWEITKTVGGRFAEKEKENEKLKLRLEMSERELRAMRECLMMSAARSPPSAVSFSRAVQNYTEDGTGTCVRFREQLNDPRVAEDRAFAAEQRPVLIEEVETKENLNCDEIGERAITDTGAAGKLAYQTTRPETETELVPVKEEPNESVHSQEDGSAIETVHSRGRGAEIETVHSREYGAEIEAVHNRGYGAEIETVHSRQCGAEIEAVHNRGRGAEIETVHSRQYGAEIETVHNRGYGAEIETVHSHQYGAEIETVHSHQYGAEIEAVHNRGRGAEIETVHNREYGAEIETVHRREYGAEIETVHSHQYGAEIEAVHNRGRGAEIETVHRHEYGAEIETVRIKEELPELEYSCTEVPDSDHNNTRVHDEHSEPSSRPPVLGIAPGEKPHRCPDCGKRFRRLAHLRDHRRIHTGEKPFHCEDCGKRFSRLEHRKIHQRIHTGEKPYHCAACGKRFNQLSAFKTHLRIHTGEKPYRCDACGARFTYSQQLKTHRCQGPANSRENSHSDRANWKTPLQYGL; translated from the exons ATGGACGTCAGCGTGTCCGTGTCGTGCTTTCacgacgagctcgcctctactgTCGAGCGCGCACTCAAAGCTGCCGTGGACACCGTCTTGTGGGAAATTACAAAAACCGTGGGGGGCAGGTTTGCTGAAAAAGAGAAAGAGAACGAAAAACTGAAGCTGAGGCTGGAAATGTCGGAGCGGGAGCTGAGAGCGATGCGAGAGTGCCTGATGATGAGCGCCGCCCGAAGTCCGCCATCAGCCGTCAGCTTCAGTCGTGCCGTACAGAACTATACCGAGGACGGGACCGGAACGTGCGTCCGGTTCAGGGAGCAGCTGAACGACCCGCGAGTCGCCGAGGACCGTGCGTTTGCAGCCGAGCAGAGACCCGTTTTAATCGAGGAAGTCGAAACCAAGGAAAACCTTAACTGTGACGAGATTGGAGAAAGAGCGATAACAG ACACAGGTGCTGCGGGGAAACTGGCCTATCAGACGACAAgaccagagacagagacagagctgGTGCCTGTTAAAGAGGAACCCAATGAGTCTGTCCACAGCCAAGAGGACGGGAGTGCAATAGAGACTGTCCACAGCCGTGGACGTGGAGCTGAAATAGAAACTGTCCACAGCCGTGAATATGGAGCTGAAATAGAGGCTGTCCACAACCGTGGATATGGAGCTGAAATAGAAACTGTCCACAGCCGTCAATGTGGAGCTGAAATAGAGGCTGTCCACAACCGTGGACGTGGAGCTGAAATAGAAACTGTCCACAGCCGTCAATATGGAGCTGAAATAGAAACTGTCCACAACCGTGGATATGGAGCTGAAATAGAAACTGTCCACAGCCATCAATATGGAGCTGAAATAGAAACTGTCCACAGCCATCAATATGGAGCTGAAATAGAGGCTGTCCACAACCGTGGACGTGGAGCTGAAATAGAAACTGTCCACAACCGTGAATATGGAGCTGAAATAGAAACTGTCCACCGCCGTGAATATGGAGCTGAAATAGAAACTGTCCACAGCCATCAATATGGAGCTGAAATAGAGGCTGTCCACAACCGTGGACGTGGAGCTGAAATAGAAACTGTCCACCGCCATGAATATGGAGCTGAAATAGAAACCGTGCgcattaaagaggagctccctgaaCTCGAATACTCTTGCACTGAAGTCCCCGACTCGGACCATAACAACACCCGTGTCCACGACGAGCATTCGGAACCGTCGAGCCGCCCTCCCGTCTTGGGAATCGCTCCGGGTGAGAAACCGCACCGCTGCcccgactgtgggaagaggttccgTCGCCTGGCTCACCTCCGAGACCACCGGAGAATCCACACGGGAGAGAAGCCGTTCCACTGCGAGGACTGCGGGAAACGGTTCAGCCGTCTGGAGCACCGGAAGATCCACCAGCGCATCCACACGGGAGAGAAGCCGTACCACTGCGCCGCCTGCGGGAAACGCTTCAATCAGCTGTCTGCTTTTAAAACTCACCTGCGCATCCACACGGGAGAGAAGCCCTACCGCTGCGACGCGTGCGGCGCCAGGTTCACGTACTCCCAGCAGCTCAAAACGCATCGCTGCCAGGGGCCGGCAAACAGCAGGGAGAATTCACACTCGGACCGCGCAAACTGGAAGACGCCGCTTCAGTACGGGTTATAA
- the LOC131724863 gene encoding zinc finger and SCAN domain-containing protein 2-like — translation MRRVRSGRTEGSKAPIRWVVREDMTIQIKEEETELQCDQERPQGSQPPQFHTQDGRSQPPQLHTQDGRSHQRACHTQDGRLDTAAGLKVNEITAGESTDEEERTPSSITVTLDESEAEELCFPCPHCKISFTGAQYLNKHIKNSHREHFTLILRARSDNVETRPSCSSPAPSSSSPPLHRCGECGKTFHHSGDFKRHVRSHTGEAPYPCPDCGKRFTNSGNLKTHRLVHTGETPFQCPQCGRSFGLLGNLKIHQRIHTGETPFQCPQCGRSFRESGKLGIHLRSHSGEAPYRCSDCGKTFSLLGNLKIHQRLHTGEMPYLCAACGKRFTYSYQLRTHACTLKCIPSTPALF, via the exons ATGAGAAGGGTCCGGTCTGGCAGGACTGAGGGCAGCAAGGCTCCAATCAGGTGGGTTGTGCGTGAGGACATGACCATTCAGATCAAAGAGGAGGAGACTGAGCTGCAGTGTGACCAAGAGAGACCCCAGGGCTCACAGCCGCCCCAGTTCCACACCCAAGATGGCCGCTCACAGCCGCCCCAGCTCCACACCCAAGATGGCCGCTCACACCAAAGAGCATGCCACACCCAAGATGGCAGGCTTGACACGGCAGCCGGTCTCAAAGTAAATGAGATCACTGCAGGAGAATCCACTGACGAGGAAGAAAGAACACCATCCAGTATCACTGTGACCT tggaTGAATCGGAGGCAGAGGAGCTGTGTTTCCCCTGCCCTCACTGCAAGATCTCCTTCACTGGGGCTCAGTACCTGAACAAGCACATCAAGAACAGCCACCGAGAGCACTTCACCCTGATCCTGCGCGCGCGCTCCGACAACGTGGAGACACGCCCCTCCTgctccagccccgccccctcctcctcctcccctcccctccaccgcTGCGGGGAGTGTGGCAAAACCTTCCACCACTCGGGGGATTTCAAACGCCACGTCCGGAGCCACACAGGAGAGGCTCCTTACCCCTGCCCCGACTGCGGCAAACGCTTCACCAACTCCGGCAACCTCAAGACCCACCGGCTGGTCCACACGGGAGAGACGCCCTTTCAGTGCCCGCAGTGCGGGAGGAGCTTTGGCCTCCTGGGGAACCTGAAGATCCACCAGCGCATCCACACGGGAGAGACGCCCTTCCAGTGCCCCCAGTGCGGGAGGAGCTTCAGGGAGTCCGGGAAGCTGGGCATCCACCTCCGGAGCCACTCCGGAGAGGCCCCCTACCGCTGCTCGGACTGCGGGAAGACCTTCTCTCTCCTGGGGAACCTGAAGATCCACCAGCGGCTCCACACCGGAGAGATGCCTTACCTGTGCGCAgcctgtgggaagagattcacctACTCCTACCAGCTGAGAACACACGCCTGCACGCT aAAATGTATCCCTTCCACCCCAGCCCTGTTCTGA
- the LOC131696527 gene encoding zinc finger protein 112-like isoform X2: protein MDVSVSVSCFHDELASTVERALKAAVDTVLWEITKTVGGRFAEKEKENEKLKLRLEMSERELRAMRECLMMSAARSPPSAVSFSRAVQNYTEDGTGTCVRFREQLNDPRVAEDRAFAAEQRPVLIEEVETKENLNCDEIGERAITGAAGKLAYQTTRPETETELVPVKEEPNESVHSQEDGSAIETVHSRGRGAEIETVHSREYGAEIEAVHNRGYGAEIETVHSRQCGAEIEAVHNRGRGAEIETVHSRQYGAEIETVHNRGYGAEIETVHSHQYGAEIETVHSHQYGAEIEAVHNRGRGAEIETVHNREYGAEIETVHRREYGAEIETVHSHQYGAEIEAVHNRGRGAEIETVHRHEYGAEIETVRIKEELPELEYSCTEVPDSDHNNTRVHDEHSEPSSRPPVLGIAPGEKPHRCPDCGKRFRRLAHLRDHRRIHTGEKPFHCEDCGKRFSRLEHRKIHQRIHTGEKPYHCAACGKRFNQLSAFKTHLRIHTGEKPYRCDACGARFTYSQQLKTHRCQGPANSRENSHSDRANWKTPLQYGL from the exons ATGGACGTCAGCGTGTCCGTGTCGTGCTTTCacgacgagctcgcctctactgTCGAGCGCGCACTCAAAGCTGCCGTGGACACCGTCTTGTGGGAAATTACAAAAACCGTGGGGGGCAGGTTTGCTGAAAAAGAGAAAGAGAACGAAAAACTGAAGCTGAGGCTGGAAATGTCGGAGCGGGAGCTGAGAGCGATGCGAGAGTGCCTGATGATGAGCGCCGCCCGAAGTCCGCCATCAGCCGTCAGCTTCAGTCGTGCCGTACAGAACTATACCGAGGACGGGACCGGAACGTGCGTCCGGTTCAGGGAGCAGCTGAACGACCCGCGAGTCGCCGAGGACCGTGCGTTTGCAGCCGAGCAGAGACCCGTTTTAATCGAGGAAGTCGAAACCAAGGAAAACCTTAACTGTGACGAGATTGGAGAAAGAGCGATAACAG GTGCTGCGGGGAAACTGGCCTATCAGACGACAAgaccagagacagagacagagctgGTGCCTGTTAAAGAGGAACCCAATGAGTCTGTCCACAGCCAAGAGGACGGGAGTGCAATAGAGACTGTCCACAGCCGTGGACGTGGAGCTGAAATAGAAACTGTCCACAGCCGTGAATATGGAGCTGAAATAGAGGCTGTCCACAACCGTGGATATGGAGCTGAAATAGAAACTGTCCACAGCCGTCAATGTGGAGCTGAAATAGAGGCTGTCCACAACCGTGGACGTGGAGCTGAAATAGAAACTGTCCACAGCCGTCAATATGGAGCTGAAATAGAAACTGTCCACAACCGTGGATATGGAGCTGAAATAGAAACTGTCCACAGCCATCAATATGGAGCTGAAATAGAAACTGTCCACAGCCATCAATATGGAGCTGAAATAGAGGCTGTCCACAACCGTGGACGTGGAGCTGAAATAGAAACTGTCCACAACCGTGAATATGGAGCTGAAATAGAAACTGTCCACCGCCGTGAATATGGAGCTGAAATAGAAACTGTCCACAGCCATCAATATGGAGCTGAAATAGAGGCTGTCCACAACCGTGGACGTGGAGCTGAAATAGAAACTGTCCACCGCCATGAATATGGAGCTGAAATAGAAACCGTGCgcattaaagaggagctccctgaaCTCGAATACTCTTGCACTGAAGTCCCCGACTCGGACCATAACAACACCCGTGTCCACGACGAGCATTCGGAACCGTCGAGCCGCCCTCCCGTCTTGGGAATCGCTCCGGGTGAGAAACCGCACCGCTGCcccgactgtgggaagaggttccgTCGCCTGGCTCACCTCCGAGACCACCGGAGAATCCACACGGGAGAGAAGCCGTTCCACTGCGAGGACTGCGGGAAACGGTTCAGCCGTCTGGAGCACCGGAAGATCCACCAGCGCATCCACACGGGAGAGAAGCCGTACCACTGCGCCGCCTGCGGGAAACGCTTCAATCAGCTGTCTGCTTTTAAAACTCACCTGCGCATCCACACGGGAGAGAAGCCCTACCGCTGCGACGCGTGCGGCGCCAGGTTCACGTACTCCCAGCAGCTCAAAACGCATCGCTGCCAGGGGCCGGCAAACAGCAGGGAGAATTCACACTCGGACCGCGCAAACTGGAAGACGCCGCTTCAGTACGGGTTATAA
- the LOC131724873 gene encoding gastrula zinc finger protein XlCGF7.1-like, translated as MRAVRVKEETGESVCIEEETPQLQPAEPGPLHLLEEAFELTCSAVAQASPGVRHSPARDREAKHSGSGIRIPHPCPDCGKRFVELGPLKRHRRTHARKTPYPCAECGKRFSQKGALQDHLRIHTGERPFHCGECGRSFTRVDGLRIHQRIHTGEKPYRCGQCGRSFRHSAGLKQHSQTHTPRGQGEASVECHRDQY; from the coding sequence ATGAGAGCCGTGCGCGTCAAAGAAGAGACTGGGGAGTCCGTCTGTATCGAAGAGGAGACTCCCCAACTCCAACCCGCTGAACCGGGACCTCTCCACCTCCTGGAGGAAGCCTTTGAACTGACCTGCTCCGCTGTGGCTCAAGCCAGCCCAGGGGTGAGGCATTCCCCTGCCCGCGACAGAGAAGCAAAGCATTCTGGGAGCGGAATTCGAATCCCACATCCGTGTCCGGACTGCGGGAAGCGTTTCGTCGAGCTCGGACCGCTGAAGAGACACAGACGGACTCACGCGCGGAAGACCCCTTATCCATGCGCGGAGTGCGGGAAGAGGTTCAGCCAGAAGGGGGCGCTGCAGGACCACCTGAGAATCCATACTGGGGAGAGACCGTTCCACTGCGGGGAGTGTGGGAGGAGCTTTACCCGCGTGGACGGGCTGCGGATCCACCAGCggattcacactggagaaaagcCGTACCGCTGCGGGCAGTGTGGGAGGAGCTTTAGACATTCCGCTGGACTCAAACAGCACAGCCAGACTCACACGCCCCGCGGTCAAGGTGAAGCGTCAGTGGAgtgccacagggatcagtattag